From the Bacillus tuaregi genome, one window contains:
- the ypeB gene encoding germination protein YpeB, producing the protein MFRGIVITVLSLGVAGTALWGYQEHREKNAVLLNAENNYQRAFHDLTYQVDLLHDKIGTTLAMNSRESLSPALAEVWKITSQAHNDVGQLPLTLLPFNKTEEFLSKIGDFSYQATIRDLEKEPLSDQEYKALKELYGQAEEIQNELRNVQHMALENNLRWMDVELALATGKETGDNTIIDGFKTVEKAVDSYGETDFGPAFVSMQKNDDGFNNLKGKNISKDEAVKIAKKYAKLGNDVEINITKNGDGSHYEFFSVSLEDAKTKQIANMDITRKGGYPIWYILSREVKEQKISLNDAGNRALQFLKENGFEGLAMFESAQYDNLGVFTFVKAEDGVRIYPESVKMKVALDNGQIVGFSEEDYLKSLNDKRTLAKPSLSVEEARKKINPQVKVMEDGLAVIMNDMNQEVLCYEFMGTLDQDTYRIFINAESGIEEKVEKMKNAEPIYEKIV; encoded by the coding sequence TTGTTTAGAGGAATTGTCATTACCGTGTTGTCATTAGGTGTTGCTGGTACGGCTTTATGGGGATATCAGGAGCATCGGGAAAAAAATGCAGTATTACTTAATGCAGAAAATAATTATCAAAGAGCTTTTCATGATTTAACCTACCAGGTTGATTTATTGCATGACAAAATTGGAACCACACTAGCTATGAATTCTCGTGAGTCATTATCGCCTGCCTTAGCAGAGGTTTGGAAGATTACCTCGCAGGCACATAATGATGTCGGACAGCTGCCATTAACCCTGCTCCCGTTTAATAAAACGGAAGAGTTTTTATCAAAGATTGGTGACTTTAGTTATCAGGCAACCATTCGAGATCTTGAGAAGGAACCTTTAAGTGACCAAGAATACAAAGCCTTAAAGGAACTGTACGGGCAAGCTGAGGAGATTCAAAACGAGTTAAGAAATGTCCAGCATATGGCCTTGGAAAATAATCTGCGTTGGATGGATGTGGAGCTGGCGCTCGCAACAGGGAAAGAAACGGGTGATAATACAATTATTGATGGCTTTAAGACGGTTGAAAAAGCAGTTGACAGCTACGGAGAAACAGACTTCGGACCCGCTTTTGTCAGTATGCAAAAGAATGATGATGGTTTTAATAATTTGAAGGGGAAGAATATCTCGAAAGATGAAGCGGTGAAAATTGCCAAAAAATATGCAAAACTAGGAAATGATGTGGAAATTAACATTACTAAAAATGGTGATGGTTCCCATTATGAGTTTTTCAGTGTCTCACTTGAAGATGCGAAAACGAAACAAATAGCGAATATGGATATAACAAGAAAGGGAGGCTACCCTATCTGGTATATTCTATCGAGAGAGGTTAAGGAGCAGAAAATTAGCTTGAATGATGCGGGGAATAGAGCATTGCAGTTCCTGAAGGAAAATGGCTTTGAAGGCTTAGCAATGTTTGAAAGTGCCCAATATGATAATCTAGGTGTCTTTACTTTTGTTAAAGCTGAAGATGGGGTTAGAATTTATCCTGAATCAGTAAAAATGAAGGTTGCCCTTGATAATGGTCAAATCGTTGGTTTTTCAGAAGAAGATTATTTGAAGTCGCTTAATGACAAGCGAACGCTGGCTAAACCATCACTATCGGTAGAAGAAGCAAGAAAGAAGATTAATCCGCAGGTGAAGGTCATGGAAGATGGCCTAGCGGTGATTATGAATGATATGAATCAGGAAGTCCTATGCTATGAGTTTATGGGAACACTTGATCAGGATACGTATCGCATCTTTATTAATGCCGAATCAGGAATTGAAGAAAAAGTGGAAAAGATGAAAAATGCTGAACCCATTTATGAAAAGATAGTGTAA
- the sleB gene encoding spore cortex-lytic enzyme: MKRIILQSKLIVLFSIFLFIVPSHERVNAFSNQVVQQGSVGDDVIELQSRLQYLGFYNGKIDGVFGWGTYWALRNFQYEFGLPIDGLAGQQTKNKLVKASKYNESFVKEQINKGNKFSHYGGTDLNKQKQPTAKAPAGGNQQKQAPAAQPQQQAKPQAKPQSQANTKQQAQPNAAPPQGGNKPTAANVPNGFSQNDIQLMANAVYGESRGEPYIGQVAVAAVILNRVNSASFPNTVSGVIFEPRAFTAVADGQIWLTPNEQAKKAVLDAINGWDPTGDAIYYFNPDTATSGWIWTRPQIKQIGKHIFCK; encoded by the coding sequence ATGAAAAGAATAATTTTACAATCAAAACTCATCGTCCTTTTCTCTATATTCTTATTCATTGTCCCATCTCATGAGAGAGTGAATGCTTTTTCCAATCAGGTTGTTCAGCAAGGGTCTGTTGGTGATGATGTCATCGAGCTTCAATCCCGTTTACAATATTTAGGCTTCTATAATGGGAAAATTGACGGTGTTTTCGGCTGGGGCACCTACTGGGCATTAAGAAATTTTCAATATGAGTTTGGTCTGCCAATTGATGGACTGGCAGGACAGCAAACAAAAAATAAGCTCGTGAAGGCTTCTAAATACAATGAGAGCTTTGTGAAGGAGCAGATCAATAAAGGTAATAAATTTTCTCATTATGGAGGAACAGATTTAAATAAACAGAAGCAACCGACAGCCAAAGCGCCTGCAGGCGGTAATCAACAAAAACAAGCCCCAGCGGCTCAACCGCAGCAGCAGGCCAAGCCACAGGCAAAGCCGCAGTCACAGGCAAACACAAAGCAACAGGCCCAACCAAACGCAGCACCACCACAAGGAGGCAATAAGCCGACTGCCGCGAATGTACCAAATGGTTTTTCACAAAATGATATTCAATTAATGGCAAATGCTGTCTATGGAGAATCAAGGGGGGAGCCTTATATTGGGCAGGTAGCTGTTGCTGCGGTTATTCTAAACCGGGTAAACAGTGCCTCCTTTCCGAATACAGTATCCGGAGTCATTTTTGAACCTCGTGCGTTTACAGCTGTAGCAGATGGACAAATATGGCTTACGCCTAACGAACAAGCTAAAAAAGCAGTGCTTGATGCGATAAATGGCTGGGATCCAACCGGTGATGCCATTTATTATTTTAATCCTGATACGGCAACAAGCGGATGGATATGGACACGACCGCAAATCAAACAGATTGGTAAGCATATATTCTGCAAATAA
- the rpsA gene encoding 30S ribosomal protein S1: MSEEMNQVEVKNFEVGDTVRGIVTKVEEKQVIVEIPESKLDGIIPISELSSLHIEKASDVVAEGDALDLQVLKVEEEALILSKRKVDAEKAWDQLVERFEKGETFEAEIKDVVKGGLVVDLGVRGFVPASLVESHFVEDFSDYKGRTLTFKIVELDKEKNRIILSHRAVLEEEKEKQKKELLASLEAGQVLEGTVQRLTDFGAFVDIGGIDGLVHISQLSYQHVEKPSDVVEEGQKVQVKVLSVDQGNERISLSIKETLPGPWTNIAEKAPKGTVLDGEVKRIVSYGAFVEVFPGVEGLVHISQISHKHIGSPHEVLSDGEKIKVKVLDVNEAEQRLSLSIKELEENVVEEKDYELPEESKGFQLGDMIGDQLKNLKK, encoded by the coding sequence ATGTCAGAAGAAATGAATCAAGTAGAGGTTAAGAATTTTGAGGTGGGAGATACTGTTCGTGGTATCGTTACAAAAGTGGAAGAAAAGCAAGTGATTGTTGAAATTCCTGAAAGTAAGCTTGATGGAATTATTCCGATTAGCGAATTATCCAGTCTTCATATTGAAAAAGCAAGTGATGTGGTTGCTGAAGGAGATGCTCTTGATCTACAGGTATTAAAGGTAGAAGAGGAAGCGTTAATACTCTCAAAACGTAAAGTGGATGCTGAAAAGGCATGGGATCAGCTTGTTGAAAGATTTGAAAAAGGTGAAACATTTGAAGCCGAAATTAAAGATGTTGTGAAAGGTGGACTAGTCGTTGACCTTGGCGTACGCGGCTTCGTCCCTGCATCTTTAGTGGAATCTCATTTTGTTGAGGATTTCTCTGACTATAAGGGAAGAACCTTAACATTTAAAATTGTTGAGTTGGATAAAGAGAAAAACCGAATCATTCTTTCTCACCGTGCCGTTCTAGAGGAGGAAAAGGAAAAGCAGAAGAAAGAGTTATTAGCTTCGCTAGAGGCAGGTCAGGTGTTAGAAGGAACAGTCCAAAGGCTTACCGATTTTGGTGCATTTGTTGATATTGGCGGAATTGATGGTCTTGTTCATATTTCTCAGTTATCCTATCAGCATGTTGAAAAGCCATCAGATGTTGTCGAGGAAGGACAGAAGGTCCAAGTTAAAGTATTAAGTGTTGACCAAGGCAATGAGAGAATTTCTTTATCCATTAAAGAAACGCTTCCTGGACCTTGGACAAATATCGCTGAAAAAGCACCAAAAGGAACTGTCTTAGACGGTGAAGTGAAGCGGATTGTATCATACGGAGCGTTTGTTGAAGTATTTCCTGGTGTCGAAGGTTTAGTTCATATTTCGCAAATTTCTCATAAGCATATCGGTTCACCGCATGAGGTATTAAGTGATGGTGAAAAAATTAAAGTCAAAGTTCTTGATGTAAATGAAGCGGAGCAACGTTTATCCTTAAGCATAAAAGAGCTGGAAGAAAATGTAGTCGAAGAAAAAGATTATGAGCTTCCGGAAGAATCAAAAGGGTTCCAATTAGGTGATATGATTGGCGATCAGTTAAAGAATCTGAAAAAATAA
- a CDS encoding DUF5359 family protein: protein MKLVERLLFKMILIQLIFLLLTQVFFHQFNSFPELQQIAQYEGVSEDDLAEFLETFSGK, encoded by the coding sequence ATGAAATTAGTTGAAAGATTGCTATTCAAAATGATTTTGATACAGTTAATATTCTTGCTCCTTACGCAAGTATTTTTTCATCAGTTCAACTCCTTTCCTGAGCTTCAGCAAATTGCACAATACGAAGGCGTATCTGAAGATGATTTAGCTGAATTCTTGGAAACATTTTCCGGTAAATAA
- a CDS encoding Glu/Leu/Phe/Val family dehydrogenase encodes MVADNSKESKTQEEKLDILKSTQTVVHKALEKLGYPEEVFELLKEPIRMMTVKIPVRMDDGSTKIFTGYRAQHNDAVGPTKGGIRFHPNVTEKEVKALSIWMSLKCGIVDLPYGGGKGGIVCDPRDMSFRELERLSRGYVRAISQIVGPTKDIPAPDVFTNSQIMAWMLDEYSRIDEFNSPGFITGKPLVLGGSHGRESATAKGVTICIREAAKKKGIELNGARVIVQGFGNAGSFLSKFMNDAGAKVIGISDAYGALYDPDGLDIDYLLDRRDSFGTVTKLFSHTITNQELLEKDCDILVPAAIENQITEKNAHNIHAKIVVEAANGPTTLEATEILTNRGILLVPDVLASSGGVTVSYFEWVQNNQGYYWTEEEVEERLRQVMVKAFNNIYDTSQNRRVDMRLAAYMVGVRKMAEASRYRGWV; translated from the coding sequence ATGGTAGCCGATAATAGTAAAGAAAGTAAAACGCAGGAAGAAAAGCTTGATATACTCAAATCCACGCAAACGGTCGTACACAAAGCTCTTGAAAAGCTTGGGTATCCTGAGGAAGTGTTTGAGCTTTTAAAAGAACCGATTAGGATGATGACGGTCAAAATCCCGGTGCGAATGGATGATGGTTCAACAAAAATCTTTACAGGCTACCGCGCCCAGCATAATGATGCCGTCGGTCCGACAAAGGGCGGTATTCGATTTCACCCAAATGTAACCGAAAAGGAAGTAAAGGCACTTTCTATTTGGATGAGCTTAAAATGTGGTATTGTGGATCTGCCTTATGGCGGAGGGAAGGGTGGAATAGTCTGTGATCCTCGCGATATGTCATTTCGGGAATTAGAAAGATTAAGCCGTGGCTACGTAAGAGCCATTAGTCAGATTGTCGGTCCGACAAAGGATATACCAGCACCTGATGTTTTTACGAATTCCCAAATTATGGCTTGGATGCTCGATGAATATAGCCGGATAGACGAATTTAATTCTCCGGGGTTTATAACCGGCAAGCCACTTGTGCTTGGTGGTTCGCATGGGCGCGAATCTGCAACGGCTAAAGGGGTTACGATATGCATTCGTGAAGCTGCTAAGAAAAAGGGGATTGAATTAAACGGGGCACGAGTCATTGTTCAGGGCTTTGGAAATGCAGGTAGTTTCCTATCAAAATTTATGAATGATGCGGGTGCAAAAGTGATTGGTATTTCGGATGCATACGGAGCATTATATGACCCAGATGGTCTTGATATTGATTATTTACTTGACAGAAGGGATAGCTTTGGCACAGTTACGAAGCTGTTCAGCCATACGATAACGAATCAGGAGCTGTTGGAAAAGGATTGTGATATTCTTGTTCCTGCCGCTATCGAAAACCAAATTACCGAAAAGAATGCACATAATATTCATGCGAAAATAGTTGTGGAAGCAGCAAATGGACCCACAACCTTGGAGGCAACTGAAATTTTGACAAACCGTGGTATTCTTCTTGTACCCGATGTACTAGCATCCTCCGGCGGTGTGACCGTTTCGTACTTTGAATGGGTTCAAAACAATCAGGGCTATTATTGGACAGAAGAGGAAGTAGAGGAAAGGTTGAGACAAGTAATGGTGAAGGCTTTTAATAATATATATGACACCTCTCAAAACCGCCGTGTGGATATGAGGCTGGCAGCCTATATGGTAGGAGTCAGGAAAATGGCTGAAGCTTCTAGGTACCGTGGCTGGGTATAG
- a CDS encoding asparaginase, whose translation MSKKILIIHTGGTISMSEDETGTVKPTGQNPITQHTKELTDLGELLIEEPFQLPSPHITMKEMLVLKKMIENYSAQEIDGVVITHGTDTLEETAYFLDLTTDTTFPIIVTGAMRSSNEIGSDGLYNVISAIRVASSEEAKNKGVLVVLNDEIHTASNVTKTHTSNVSTFQSPQYGPIGIVTKRGIIFHHSPLELEYYRTNHIEKRVALLKAHAGMDSSLFYAIKELHYDGIVIEALGQGNLPPDAIEGIKAILAENIPIVLVSRCFNGIAEDTYSYEGGGSHLKELGVIFSNGLNGQKARIKLLIALATTNDINRIEQMFQ comes from the coding sequence ATGTCTAAGAAAATTCTAATTATTCATACCGGCGGCACCATTTCCATGAGCGAGGATGAAACAGGTACCGTGAAACCAACCGGTCAAAATCCAATTACACAGCATACAAAGGAATTAACTGATTTAGGTGAACTCCTCATCGAAGAACCCTTTCAGTTACCTTCCCCACATATTACCATGAAAGAAATGCTAGTATTAAAAAAAATGATTGAAAATTATAGTGCACAGGAAATAGACGGAGTCGTTATTACACATGGAACCGATACTCTCGAGGAAACAGCCTATTTTCTTGATTTAACAACCGATACAACATTTCCAATTATTGTCACAGGAGCCATGAGATCCAGTAATGAAATTGGTTCAGACGGCTTATACAATGTTATTTCAGCGATTAGAGTCGCATCTAGTGAAGAGGCTAAAAATAAAGGAGTACTTGTTGTCTTGAACGATGAGATTCATACAGCAAGTAATGTGACGAAAACGCATACCAGCAATGTATCAACCTTTCAAAGTCCACAATACGGGCCCATCGGCATTGTAACAAAAAGAGGCATTATTTTTCATCATTCCCCGCTTGAGCTGGAATATTATCGTACGAATCATATCGAAAAGCGTGTCGCGTTACTGAAAGCCCATGCTGGAATGGATTCCTCTCTATTTTATGCTATCAAAGAGCTACATTATGACGGGATTGTGATTGAGGCACTTGGTCAAGGGAATCTGCCTCCTGATGCAATTGAGGGCATTAAGGCAATATTAGCTGAAAATATCCCCATTGTTCTTGTATCACGCTGCTTTAATGGAATAGCCGAGGATACCTACTCCTACGAAGGTGGTGGATCCCACCTAAAAGAGCTTGGCGTCATATTTTCGAATGGCTTAAATGGCCAAAAAGCAAGAATAAAATTACTAATTGCTCTCGCCACGACAAATGATATTAATAGGATTGAGCAGATGTTCCAATAA
- a CDS encoding YpdA family putative bacillithiol disulfide reductase, with product MRQEEVIIIGGGPCGLSAAIALQEVGITPLVIEKGNIVNAIYHYPTHQTFFSSSDKLEIGDVAFITETRKANRSQALAYYREVVKRKNIRVNAFEKVSEVKKNDSSFLVSTDKAQYEAGAVVIATGYYDHPNYLGVPGEELPKVSHYFKEAHPYFDKDVVVIGLKNSGVDATLELVKAGARVTVIYRGSEYSPKIKPWILPEFEGHVRNERIQMVWEAVVTKITEDSLTYVKDNQEFTIKNDFVFAMTGYHPDKDFLKKMGVEIDGESGRPHYHEETMETNVKGVFIAGVIAAGNEANEIFIENGRFHGGKIAGALKQKETQSLS from the coding sequence ATGAGACAGGAAGAGGTTATTATTATTGGCGGTGGTCCATGTGGATTGTCTGCAGCAATTGCGTTACAGGAAGTGGGAATTACTCCGCTCGTTATAGAGAAAGGAAATATTGTCAATGCGATTTATCATTATCCAACACATCAAACCTTCTTTAGCTCAAGCGATAAGCTAGAAATTGGTGATGTAGCCTTTATTACAGAAACACGTAAAGCGAATAGGAGCCAGGCACTAGCCTATTATCGAGAAGTGGTTAAAAGAAAAAATATCCGCGTAAACGCCTTTGAAAAAGTTTCGGAAGTAAAGAAAAACGATTCCAGTTTTCTGGTATCAACTGATAAAGCTCAGTATGAGGCAGGAGCTGTTGTTATTGCAACCGGCTACTATGATCATCCGAATTATCTCGGTGTACCGGGAGAGGAATTACCAAAGGTTTCGCATTATTTTAAAGAAGCCCATCCATATTTCGACAAAGATGTTGTTGTCATTGGGCTAAAGAATTCTGGTGTTGATGCCACTCTTGAGCTCGTTAAAGCTGGTGCAAGAGTGACGGTTATTTATCGGGGCAGCGAGTATTCTCCGAAGATAAAACCTTGGATCTTGCCCGAATTTGAGGGTCATGTTCGAAATGAGCGAATCCAAATGGTGTGGGAGGCAGTTGTCACAAAAATAACAGAAGATAGTTTAACATATGTGAAAGACAATCAAGAATTTACGATTAAGAATGACTTTGTCTTTGCAATGACCGGTTACCATCCTGATAAGGATTTTCTAAAAAAAATGGGTGTCGAAATTGATGGGGAATCGGGTCGTCCGCATTATCATGAAGAAACGATGGAAACTAATGTCAAAGGTGTCTTTATTGCCGGTGTCATTGCTGCCGGAAATGAAGCGAATGAAATTTTTATTGAAAATGGGCGTTTTCATGGTGGAAAGATTGCCGGTGCTTTAAAGCAAAAGGAGACTCAATCCTTATCATAA
- a CDS encoding flagellar brake protein, with protein MLTIGNSLILEPKYSDRMETFKCRLVERKGNILYIDYPINVQTNRTTFLVDGTQLRVSFVEGKSGYLFETEILGRMVQGIPMMLLQYPGDDYVIKVQRREFVRIETSVDVAIHPLNSEFYPFTTITEDISAGGALVVFNHAANIMPGMNIRSVFVLPMQNGDIHYMDLHSKVVRVMKKKGTNQDLFSILFQDVTPFERQQLLRFTFDRQLALKKKGLELSE; from the coding sequence ATGCTAACAATAGGAAACTCACTCATTTTAGAACCAAAATACTCGGATCGCATGGAAACATTTAAGTGCCGTTTAGTTGAGAGAAAGGGTAACATTCTGTATATTGATTACCCTATAAATGTACAGACAAACAGGACAACATTTCTAGTTGATGGCACACAGTTGCGGGTTTCTTTTGTTGAAGGTAAGTCAGGGTATCTTTTTGAAACGGAAATATTAGGGAGAATGGTTCAGGGAATCCCAATGATGTTGCTGCAATATCCAGGTGACGATTATGTGATAAAAGTTCAAAGGCGAGAGTTTGTACGTATCGAAACGTCAGTAGATGTCGCTATCCATCCACTGAATTCAGAGTTTTATCCTTTTACAACGATTACGGAGGATATCAGTGCCGGTGGGGCTTTAGTTGTTTTTAATCATGCTGCAAATATTATGCCAGGAATGAATATCCGCTCTGTGTTTGTTTTACCCATGCAAAATGGTGATATTCATTACATGGACTTGCACAGTAAAGTTGTGCGGGTCATGAAAAAGAAAGGAACTAACCAGGATTTATTTTCAATTCTATTTCAGGATGTCACTCCATTTGAGCGGCAACAGCTGCTTCGGTTTACGTTTGACAGACAGCTAGCATTGAAGAAAAAAGGCTTAGAACTTAGCGAATAA
- a CDS encoding genetic competence negative regulator, with protein sequence MRLERLNANKIKIFLSLDDLFDRGLTKDDIWKDSLKWHQLFHDMLEEASETFDVDFQGSVAVEIFSMQAQGMVMIVTVEEQEEDVFGDSFIDMQVTLEGNVEILFEIDDFEHVIQLAKRLAAIGFSGGTLYSMNNIYYFLIDNVCADIQTQIVAILAEYGNPSFISIHIIQEYGKMIMENHAVNQILTYFQ encoded by the coding sequence ATGCGCTTAGAACGATTGAATGCTAACAAAATAAAAATATTTTTATCTCTAGATGATTTATTTGACAGAGGTCTAACGAAAGACGATATATGGAAGGATTCATTAAAGTGGCACCAGCTTTTTCATGATATGCTTGAGGAAGCAAGCGAGACCTTTGATGTAGATTTCCAGGGGTCTGTTGCAGTAGAGATTTTCTCCATGCAGGCACAGGGAATGGTCATGATTGTAACCGTGGAAGAACAGGAGGAAGATGTCTTTGGGGACAGCTTTATTGATATGCAAGTAACGTTGGAGGGGAATGTCGAAATTCTGTTTGAAATCGATGATTTTGAGCATGTTATTCAATTGGCCAAAAGGTTAGCGGCAATCGGTTTTTCCGGTGGAACACTTTACTCCATGAATAATATTTATTACTTTTTAATTGATAATGTTTGTGCGGATATTCAGACTCAAATAGTTGCAATCTTAGCGGAATATGGTAATCCGTCTTTTATCAGTATTCATATCATCCAGGAATACGGAAAAATGATCATGGAAAATCATGCCGTCAATCAAATCTTGACATACTTTCAATGA
- a CDS encoding lysophospholipid acyltransferase family protein, translating to MNLYPLGRSIVNIVLFPIYQFKVIGKENVPADGGVLLCCNHIHNFDPEVIGITSPRPIHFMAKEELFSVPVLGKILPHINAFPVKRGMSDRGALRKGLDVLNGGNVLGLFPEGTRSKTGELGKGLAGAGFFALRSKAHVVPCAIIGPYKPFKRLKVVYGKPISMDEYRQNKASAEQVTEVIMNEIKQLLTAYS from the coding sequence TTGAATTTGTATCCATTGGGTCGCTCAATTGTTAATATTGTTTTGTTTCCGATTTATCAATTTAAGGTCATCGGTAAAGAAAATGTACCTGCTGATGGCGGAGTTTTGCTCTGCTGTAATCATATTCATAATTTTGATCCAGAGGTAATTGGTATTACATCGCCAAGGCCCATTCATTTTATGGCAAAGGAAGAGCTGTTTTCCGTCCCGGTACTCGGCAAAATTCTTCCGCATATCAATGCCTTTCCTGTTAAAAGGGGGATGAGTGACCGTGGGGCCTTAAGAAAAGGGCTAGATGTACTAAATGGAGGCAACGTTTTGGGCCTTTTTCCAGAGGGGACTAGAAGTAAAACGGGGGAATTAGGAAAAGGGTTAGCCGGTGCTGGCTTTTTTGCTTTACGCTCTAAAGCGCATGTGGTACCCTGTGCCATTATTGGACCGTATAAACCCTTTAAAAGACTAAAGGTGGTATATGGTAAGCCAATTTCAATGGATGAATACAGGCAAAATAAAGCTTCGGCTGAACAAGTAACTGAAGTGATTATGAATGAAATTAAGCAGCTTCTTACTGCCTATTCATAA
- the cmk gene encoding (d)CMP kinase, giving the protein MKEKISIAIDGPAAAGKSTVAKVVAKKLSYVYIDTGAMYRAITYKAILQQTDLEDEKELSRLLADTKIDLIPEKGGQSIYLDGVNVTDEIRTPQVTNSVSIVARHSLVRSELTKRQQSLAEAGGVVMDGRDIGTHVLPNAEVKVFLLASVDERAKRRHAENLIKGYASDINKLREEIEQRDKLDSEREIAPLKKADDAVEIDTTALEIEQVVEKIMDLVKERIR; this is encoded by the coding sequence ATGAAAGAAAAAATTTCAATCGCAATTGACGGCCCTGCAGCAGCAGGAAAAAGTACAGTTGCTAAAGTAGTAGCTAAGAAACTATCCTACGTTTATATTGATACTGGAGCCATGTACAGAGCTATAACATATAAGGCGATTCTACAGCAAACTGATTTAGAGGATGAGAAGGAGTTAAGCAGACTGTTAGCTGATACAAAAATTGATTTGATTCCTGAAAAGGGAGGTCAGTCTATTTATTTAGATGGTGTTAATGTGACCGATGAAATTAGAACCCCACAGGTAACCAATTCGGTTTCAATCGTTGCCCGTCACTCATTAGTAAGAAGCGAATTAACGAAAAGGCAGCAAAGCCTTGCTGAGGCTGGTGGTGTCGTAATGGACGGACGTGATATTGGCACACATGTTTTACCGAATGCAGAGGTAAAGGTATTCCTCCTAGCATCGGTAGACGAACGGGCTAAAAGAAGACACGCTGAAAACCTTATAAAAGGCTATGCATCGGATATTAACAAACTTAGGGAAGAAATTGAGCAGCGTGACAAGCTTGATTCTGAGAGAGAGATTGCTCCACTAAAAAAGGCTGATGATGCGGTCGAGATTGATACGACAGCCTTAGAGATTGAGCAGGTTGTTGAAAAGATTATGGATCTGGTAAAAGAAAGGATAAGATAG
- the prsW gene encoding glutamic-type intramembrane protease PrsW, translated as MLGILSAGIAPGLALLCYFYLKDRFGVEPISLVIRTFLFGSLLVFPIMFIQYVLETENIIHSSLADAFLSTSLLEEFFKWFIVYYTAFLHVHFDEPYDGIVYGASVSLGFATMENILYLVANGLEFALGRALLPVSSHALFGVIMGYYLGKGKFSSSSNRKWLILSFLLPFLLHGIYDYILISQTNWVYIMLPFMIFLWWLGLRKVKKAHTLSEQYAEMQKAFRSCE; from the coding sequence ATGCTGGGAATATTATCAGCCGGGATTGCACCTGGTTTAGCCTTATTATGTTATTTTTACTTAAAGGACCGCTTCGGTGTTGAACCTATTTCATTGGTAATCAGGACTTTTTTATTCGGTTCATTGCTTGTATTTCCCATTATGTTTATTCAGTATGTACTGGAAACGGAAAATATTATACATTCTAGTTTAGCCGATGCGTTTCTCTCAACTAGTTTACTGGAAGAGTTTTTTAAATGGTTTATTGTCTATTACACTGCATTTCTCCACGTGCATTTTGATGAACCGTATGATGGGATTGTATATGGAGCCTCCGTCTCACTTGGGTTTGCTACTATGGAGAATATTTTGTATTTAGTTGCAAACGGACTTGAATTTGCACTTGGACGTGCGCTTCTGCCGGTTTCCAGTCACGCTCTATTCGGCGTTATCATGGGGTATTATCTTGGAAAAGGTAAATTTTCTTCCTCCTCCAACCGAAAATGGCTAATTTTATCCTTTCTCCTTCCCTTTCTACTGCATGGAATTTATGATTATATCCTTATATCACAAACAAATTGGGTCTATATTATGCTGCCATTTATGATTTTTCTCTGGTGGCTCGGTTTAAGGAAAGTAAAAAAAGCACATACCTTGAGTGAACAATATGCTGAAATGCAAAAAGCCTTTCGTTCCTGTGAATGA